One genomic window of Lepeophtheirus salmonis chromosome 5, UVic_Lsal_1.4, whole genome shotgun sequence includes the following:
- the Acf gene encoding bromodomain adjacent to zinc finger domain protein 1A isoform X1, with product MPLLRKTPFRRCEAPKDIQPDDYVFVCDSTKEAFKDYDDFFRKTILCNSMVWSCSLTGKTGLTFEEAIESEKKAKERLGVLPKNLKVGLLWVAHHTRRGRLSDLVDDVYKFAYARFFIGEKIEAVIGDLWCESLVKGVVAPSPEQVEEFLKSYTDNDKGKKKGFEPHDSLFKYNVLETDPDDPENNPIVTVSAEDIRREKYFFTRDKILLFLKNASEFASDGNFKLKKSIIDKYNVNEVKFSDIFSGPLPTFEETKRIKGSSSTSALNKKTKQSSMDQFLKGESKTKKTAVQIEADMKKIREQNERFKEEMRQRAEDAKKRKIEEKAKEKERKKEEKKLFNELMSEATKPVEDLICEDHKELPQPKPIHCRVPNHLFGDFLMLIEFYNGFSEVLETKDSFPQGITFEILETALCTSDSMSSDLTDILSFTLGALFDLQREEEEEVKMNRSVNVSTDIDKNILGKSEDIANHIRSATLMSQWARKTQGKDLKDLHLDKWSITEILRVHLESAGAYYGDKLGLWRFQQRGGFRMLDDPGLHFRMDQPQILDALSKKTVFELSIQDKLKVLTCLCDQILSFANVRDEIDDRFHTFSENKTELRNHQLIENRRLRQIEESKKAKSKEEKLKKEEPPVLGNSTEMTTRQKEIIMSQKEKEEKDRLKKEEVLKSEASEREKELSNKVAASQSKVIMTCLGRDRSYRRFWVLGTIPGIFVEDDDEFVGPCLTEPTPYNPNVEPFTEAVALERAKEILNARENQQSTTSPSASSDKENKVGNSSLKSSAHSRKNQQKVLGAKNGATEASVSDNSSSNSTNESNLNTNIEESTDLAIKEEGGKPSGLCLADMENCPVHSTILPKTRWSFFSSCDDVDSLIDNLNPRGVRERELRERLIAEKRKIYLCLNKFEIETKLIQPDFKTDGSTDLASVIDIALRDQILDLEEKIFFGTLGTLKIQSREKWQSALQNGDYDKQCDILKWNGSISRDTPIDSHTASRSESPTMNGVSQESSSKEYSNKVRDLSSAILQIGQMVDEKFLKEPLSESEKEKKKRLKEEKKKEEDENEDTSKAQDILSPLQFWERSLMNCTSYAQLFIHLTTLENSIVWSRSTMNARCRICRRKSDPENMLLCDGCDRGHHMYCLKPALKTVPVDDWFCSECKPKQRIRSPKKTRRVFSTTEEDDNDDSDNLDAAQNQSDVSDNEESVVEEEELEEVGDKVDESDNNEMNHEEMMELDDEIVNDSPRQRKSKKKQKIGGKSGSSPEAPLPPSKKKSKITQLLGKRRSATEANEKIHKTAQESSSSGNNSGAETSENKGGERSLRASGRSKSKRNLDPQLLSSSTPDEKNVSKKRNRTDEEEGAEDYRPTVLEDLLNSMMKHPSGWPFDRPITKADAPDYHKIIKKPMDLGTIRSNLNRMKYKSNDKVLRDIKLVFENCFRYNREEVEEYRCGVRLEQFFNKEVERLGFTFPSPSDSEEKRPSKRKRKTL from the exons ATGCCGCTTTTACGGAAAACTCCATTTCGTCGATGTGAGGCTCCAAAGGACATTCAGCCAGACGATTATGTCTTTGTGTGTGACTCAACTAAAGAAGCCTTTAAAGACTACGATGATTTCTTCCGAAAAACGATCCTTTGCAACTCCATGGTCTGGAGCTGCTCTCTTACGGGAAAGACGGGACTCACTTTCGAAGAAGCGATTGAGAGTGAGAAAAAGGCGAAAGAGCGATTAGGTGTTTTACCCAAGAATCTCAAG GTGGGCCTGTTGTGGGTTGCGCATCACACCCGTCGGGGTCGTCTCTCGGATCTCGTGGATGATGTCTATAAGTTTGCCTATGCTCGTTTCTTCATTGGGGAAAAGATTGAGGCAGTGATTGGGGATCTTTGGTGTGAGTCACTTGTGAAGGGAGTCGTTGCTCCCTCTCCAGAGCAAGTTGAAGAGTTTCTCAAGTCCTACACGGACAATgacaaagggaagaaaaagggCTTTGAGCCTCATGACagtcttttcaaatataatgtattgGAAACGGATCCTGATGATCCAGAAAATAATCct ATAGTGACAGTGTCGGCTGAGGATATCAGgagagaaaagtatttttttacaagagatAAGATCttattgtttctaaaaaatgcCTCCGAATTTGCATCTGATGGTAATTTCAAGTTAAAGAAAAgcattattgataaatataacgTCAATGAAGTTAAATTCTCGGACATTTTTTCGGGTCCTCTTCCTACGTTTGAAGAAACTAAGCGGATTAAAGGATCTTCTTCTACTTCTGCACTCAATAAGAAAACTAAGCAATCATCCATGGATCAGTTTTTGAAAGGAGAAAGTAAAACTAAGAAAACGGCTGTACAAATTGAAgctgatatgaaaaaaattcgaGAACAGAATGAACGATTCAAAGAAGAAATGCGTCAACGTGCCGAAGATGCTAAGAAAAGGAAGATAGAAGAAAAAGCGAAAGAAAAGGAGCGAAAGAAAGAGgaaaagaaactttttaatgaattaatgtCTGAAGCTACAAAGCCCGTTGAAGATTTAATATGTGAAGATCATAAAGAGCTTCCTCAACCAAAGCCTATTCATTGTCGTGTACCAAACCATCTATTCGGAGATTTTTTAATGCTTATAGAGTTTTATAATGGATTTTCTGAAGTTCTTGAAACTAAAGACTCTTTTCCACAGggaataacttttgaaattttagaaacTGCTCTTTGTACCAGTGATTCCATGTCCTCTGATCTCACTGATATCCTCAGCTTTACATTGGGAGCTTTATTTGATCTtcaaagagaagaagaagaagaagttaaaATGAATCGAAGTGTGAATGTTTCAACAGACATCGATAAGAATATATTAGGAAAGAGTGAGGATATTGCTAATCATATTCGTTCTGCAACCCTCATGTCTCAATGGGCTCGAAAGACACAAGGAAAAGATTTGAAAGATCTTCACCTTGATAAATGGAGCATAACAGAGATATTGAGGGTTCACTTGGAATCTGCGGGTGCATATTATGGGGATAAACTAGGCTTGTGGCGATTTCAGCAGCGAGGTGGTTTTCGCATGCTTGATGATCCTGGCCTTCATTTTCGTATGGATCAGCCTCAAATCCTTGACGCCCTTTCCAAAAAGACTGTTTTTGAGTTGAGTATTCAAGATAAGCTTAAAGTTCTTACTTGTCTTTGTGATCAGATACTTTCTTTTGCAAATGTAAGAGATGAAATTGATGACCGATTTCAtactttttctgaaaataaaacaGAATTACGCAATCACCAGTTAATTGAAAATCGTAGGTTAAGACAAATTGAAGAGTCTAAAAAGGCCAAAtccaaagaagaaaaattgaaaaaggaagAGCCGCCAGTTCTTGGAAACTCTACGGAAATGACAACcagacaaaaagaaataataatgtcacagaaagaaaaagaagaaaaagatcgattgaaaaaagaagaagttttaaAGTCCGAAGCAAGTGAGCGCGAAAAAGAACTTTCAAACAAGGTGGCTGCATCACAGTCTAAAGTAATTATGACTTGCTTGGGTCGTGATAGGTCATACAGACGTTTTTGGGTTTTAGGAACTATTCCTGGGATTTTTGTTGAGGATGATGATGAATTTGTTGGTCCCTGTTTAACTGAACCAACCCCTTATAACCCAAATGTTGAACCTTTTACTGAAGCTGTTGCATTGGAGCGTGCCAAAGAGATCCTTAATGCAAGGGAAAATCAACAAAGCACTACGTCACCTTCAGCCAGTAGTGATAAAGAGAATAAAGTGGGAAATTCTTCTCTAAAGTCCTCTGCTCACTCTcgtaaaaatcaacaaaaagttTTGGGTGCCAAAAATGGAGCAACGGAAGCCTCTGTCTCTGATAACAGTTCATCGAATAGTACAAACGAATCTAATTTGAATACTAACATTGAGGAGTCAACCGATTTAGCTATCAAAGAAGAAGGAGGAAAACCATCTGGTCTTTGTTTAGCAGATATGGAAAACTGCCCTGTCCATTCTACTATCCTTCCAAAAACGCGATGGTCCTTTTTTAGCTCTTGTGATGATGTGGATTCTCTGATCGATAATTTGAATCCTCGAGGGGTTAGAGAAAGAGAGCTTCGTGAACGATTGATagctgaaaaaagaaaaatatatttatgcttaaataaatttgaaattgaaacaaaattgattCAGCCAGATTTTAAAACTGATGGAAGTACTGACCTAGCATCAGTTATTGATATTGCATTGAGAGACCAAATTTTAGACctcgaagaaaaaatattttttggtaccCTTGGCACCCTTAAGATACAATCTCGTGAGAAATGGCAATCAGCTCTTCAGAATGGAGACTATGATAAGCAATGCGATATTCTTAAATGGAATGGATCCATATCGAGAGATACACCAATAGATTCTCATACAGCTAGTCGTTCTGAGAGTCCTACAATGAACGGGGTGTCGCAAGAATCATCAAGTAAAGAATATTCCAATAAGGTGAGAGACCTTTCTTCTGCCATTCTTCAAATAGGTCAAATGGTAGATGAAAAGTTTCTGAAGGAGCCACTCAGTGAGAgtgagaaagaaaagaagaagagattGAAGGAGGAGAAAAAGAAG GAAGAAGATGAAAATGAAGACACGTCAAAGGCTCAAGACATTCTTTCACCTTTACAGTTTTGGGAACGATCCTTGATGAACTGTACAAGTTATGcgcaattatttattcatcttacAACACTTGAGAATTCTATAGTTTGGTCAAG atCCACAATGAATGCCAGATGCAGAATATGTCGACGTAAATCAGATCCGGAAAATATGCTTTTATGTGATGGTTGTGATAGAGGACATCATATGTATTGCCTAAAACCAGCCCTCAAAACAGTACCTGTTGATGATTGGTTTTGTAGTGAGTGCAAACCTAAACAGAGAATTCGTTCACCTAAAAAGACGCGTAGAGTGTTTTCAACCACTGAAGAAGACGATAATGATGATTCAGATAACTTAGATGCGGCCCAAAATCAGAGCGATGTTTCTGATAATGAAGAATCAGTAGTTGAAGAAGAGGAATTGGAGGAAGTAGGa gaCAAAGTCGACGAAAGtgataataatgaaatgaatcatgAAGAAATGATGGAACTTGATGATGAAATTGTAAATGACAGTCCGAggcaaagaaaatcaaaaaagaaacaaaagataGGAGGAAAAAGTGGGTCTTCGCCTGAAGCACCCCTACCACCTTCTaagaagaaaagtaaaataactcAACTTCTTGGTAAAAGACGCAGTGCTACGGAGGCAAATGAGAAAATTCACAAGACAGCGCAGGAATCTTCTTCTTCTGGTAATAATTCAGGAGCAGAAACTTCTGAGAATAAGGGAGGTGAACGCTCTCTTAGAGCTAGTGGTCGATCCAAATCTAAACGCAACTTAGACCCGCAACTCTTGTCATCTAGTACCcctgatgaaaaaaatgtttcaaaaaagcGTAACCGTACAGATGAAGAAGAGGGTGCTGAAGATTATAGGCCTACGGTTTTGGAAGATTTGTTGAATTCCATGATGAAGCACCCAAGTGGATGGCCATTCGATCGTCCTATTACCAAGGCAGACGCGCCAGATTAccataaaatcattaaaaaaccaATGGATCTTGGAACAATCCGCAGTAATCTAAATCGTATGAAGTACAAGTCAAATGATAAAGTATTACGGGATATCAAATtagtatttgaaaattgtttccGCTACAATCGAGAAGAAGTAGAGGAATATAGATGCGGTGTTCGATTGGAGCAGTTTTTTAACAAAGAAGTCGAAAGATTAGGTTTTACATTCCCATCTCCTTCCGATTCCGAAGAAAAGCGACCGTCCAAAAGGAAGAGAAAAACTTTATAA
- the Acf gene encoding bromodomain adjacent to zinc finger domain protein 1A isoform X2, translated as MPLLRKTPFRRCEAPKDIQPDDYVFVCDSTKEAFKDYDDFFRKTILCNSMVWSCSLTGKTGLTFEEAIESEKKAKERLGVLPKNLKVGLLWVAHHTRRGRLSDLVDDVYKFAYARFFIGEKIEAVIGDLWCESLVKGVVAPSPEQVEEFLKSYTDNDKGKKKGFEPHDSLFKYNVLETDPDDPENNPIVTVSAEDIRREKYFFTRDKILLFLKNASEFASDGNFKLKKSIIDKYNVNEVKFSDIFSGPLPTFEETKRIKGSSSTSALNKKTKQSSMDQFLKGESKTKKTAVQIEADMKKIREQNERFKEEMRQRAEDAKKRKIEEKAKEKERKKEEKKLFNELMSEATKPVEDLICEDHKELPQPKPIHCRVPNHLFGDFLMLIEFYNGFSEVLETKDSFPQGITFEILETALCTSDSMSSDLTDILSFTLGALFDLQREEEEEVKMNRSVNVSTDIDKNILGKSEDIANHIRSATLMSQWARKTQGKDLKDLHLDKWSITEILRVHLESAGAYYGDKLGLWRFQQRGGFRMLDDPGLHFRMDQPQILDALSKKTVFELSIQDKLKVLTCLCDQILSFANVRDEIDDRFHTFSENKTELRNHQLIENRRLRQIEESKKAKSKEEKLKKEEPPVLGNSTEMTTRQKEIIMSQKEKEEKDRLKKEEVLKSEASEREKELSNKVAASQSKVIMTCLGRDRSYRRFWVLGTIPGIFVEDDDEFVGPCLTEPTPYNPNVEPFTEAVALERAKEILNARENQQSTTSPSASSDKENKVGNSSLKSSAHSRKNQQKVLGAKNGATEASVSDNSSSNSTNESNLNTNIEESTDLAIKEEGGKPSGLCLADMENCPVHSTILPKTRWSFFSSCDDVDSLIDNLNPRGVRERELRERLIAEKRKIYLCLNKFEIETKLIQPDFKTDGSTDLASVIDIALRDQILDLEEKIFFGTLGTLKIQSREKWQSALQNGDYDKQCDILKWNGSISRDTPIDSHTASRSESPTMNGVSQESSSKEYSNKVRDLSSAILQIGQMVDEKFLKEPLSESEKEKKKRLKEEKKKEEDENEDTSKAQDILSPLQFWERSLMNCTSYAQLFIHLTTLENSIVWSRSTMNARCRICRRKSDPENMLLCDGCDRGHHMYCLKPALKTVPVDDWFCSECKPKQRIRSPKKTRRVFSTTEEDDNDDSDNLDAAQNQSDVSDNEESVVEEEELEEDKVDESDNNEMNHEEMMELDDEIVNDSPRQRKSKKKQKIGGKSGSSPEAPLPPSKKKSKITQLLGKRRSATEANEKIHKTAQESSSSGNNSGAETSENKGGERSLRASGRSKSKRNLDPQLLSSSTPDEKNVSKKRNRTDEEEGAEDYRPTVLEDLLNSMMKHPSGWPFDRPITKADAPDYHKIIKKPMDLGTIRSNLNRMKYKSNDKVLRDIKLVFENCFRYNREEVEEYRCGVRLEQFFNKEVERLGFTFPSPSDSEEKRPSKRKRKTL; from the exons ATGCCGCTTTTACGGAAAACTCCATTTCGTCGATGTGAGGCTCCAAAGGACATTCAGCCAGACGATTATGTCTTTGTGTGTGACTCAACTAAAGAAGCCTTTAAAGACTACGATGATTTCTTCCGAAAAACGATCCTTTGCAACTCCATGGTCTGGAGCTGCTCTCTTACGGGAAAGACGGGACTCACTTTCGAAGAAGCGATTGAGAGTGAGAAAAAGGCGAAAGAGCGATTAGGTGTTTTACCCAAGAATCTCAAG GTGGGCCTGTTGTGGGTTGCGCATCACACCCGTCGGGGTCGTCTCTCGGATCTCGTGGATGATGTCTATAAGTTTGCCTATGCTCGTTTCTTCATTGGGGAAAAGATTGAGGCAGTGATTGGGGATCTTTGGTGTGAGTCACTTGTGAAGGGAGTCGTTGCTCCCTCTCCAGAGCAAGTTGAAGAGTTTCTCAAGTCCTACACGGACAATgacaaagggaagaaaaagggCTTTGAGCCTCATGACagtcttttcaaatataatgtattgGAAACGGATCCTGATGATCCAGAAAATAATCct ATAGTGACAGTGTCGGCTGAGGATATCAGgagagaaaagtatttttttacaagagatAAGATCttattgtttctaaaaaatgcCTCCGAATTTGCATCTGATGGTAATTTCAAGTTAAAGAAAAgcattattgataaatataacgTCAATGAAGTTAAATTCTCGGACATTTTTTCGGGTCCTCTTCCTACGTTTGAAGAAACTAAGCGGATTAAAGGATCTTCTTCTACTTCTGCACTCAATAAGAAAACTAAGCAATCATCCATGGATCAGTTTTTGAAAGGAGAAAGTAAAACTAAGAAAACGGCTGTACAAATTGAAgctgatatgaaaaaaattcgaGAACAGAATGAACGATTCAAAGAAGAAATGCGTCAACGTGCCGAAGATGCTAAGAAAAGGAAGATAGAAGAAAAAGCGAAAGAAAAGGAGCGAAAGAAAGAGgaaaagaaactttttaatgaattaatgtCTGAAGCTACAAAGCCCGTTGAAGATTTAATATGTGAAGATCATAAAGAGCTTCCTCAACCAAAGCCTATTCATTGTCGTGTACCAAACCATCTATTCGGAGATTTTTTAATGCTTATAGAGTTTTATAATGGATTTTCTGAAGTTCTTGAAACTAAAGACTCTTTTCCACAGggaataacttttgaaattttagaaacTGCTCTTTGTACCAGTGATTCCATGTCCTCTGATCTCACTGATATCCTCAGCTTTACATTGGGAGCTTTATTTGATCTtcaaagagaagaagaagaagaagttaaaATGAATCGAAGTGTGAATGTTTCAACAGACATCGATAAGAATATATTAGGAAAGAGTGAGGATATTGCTAATCATATTCGTTCTGCAACCCTCATGTCTCAATGGGCTCGAAAGACACAAGGAAAAGATTTGAAAGATCTTCACCTTGATAAATGGAGCATAACAGAGATATTGAGGGTTCACTTGGAATCTGCGGGTGCATATTATGGGGATAAACTAGGCTTGTGGCGATTTCAGCAGCGAGGTGGTTTTCGCATGCTTGATGATCCTGGCCTTCATTTTCGTATGGATCAGCCTCAAATCCTTGACGCCCTTTCCAAAAAGACTGTTTTTGAGTTGAGTATTCAAGATAAGCTTAAAGTTCTTACTTGTCTTTGTGATCAGATACTTTCTTTTGCAAATGTAAGAGATGAAATTGATGACCGATTTCAtactttttctgaaaataaaacaGAATTACGCAATCACCAGTTAATTGAAAATCGTAGGTTAAGACAAATTGAAGAGTCTAAAAAGGCCAAAtccaaagaagaaaaattgaaaaaggaagAGCCGCCAGTTCTTGGAAACTCTACGGAAATGACAACcagacaaaaagaaataataatgtcacagaaagaaaaagaagaaaaagatcgattgaaaaaagaagaagttttaaAGTCCGAAGCAAGTGAGCGCGAAAAAGAACTTTCAAACAAGGTGGCTGCATCACAGTCTAAAGTAATTATGACTTGCTTGGGTCGTGATAGGTCATACAGACGTTTTTGGGTTTTAGGAACTATTCCTGGGATTTTTGTTGAGGATGATGATGAATTTGTTGGTCCCTGTTTAACTGAACCAACCCCTTATAACCCAAATGTTGAACCTTTTACTGAAGCTGTTGCATTGGAGCGTGCCAAAGAGATCCTTAATGCAAGGGAAAATCAACAAAGCACTACGTCACCTTCAGCCAGTAGTGATAAAGAGAATAAAGTGGGAAATTCTTCTCTAAAGTCCTCTGCTCACTCTcgtaaaaatcaacaaaaagttTTGGGTGCCAAAAATGGAGCAACGGAAGCCTCTGTCTCTGATAACAGTTCATCGAATAGTACAAACGAATCTAATTTGAATACTAACATTGAGGAGTCAACCGATTTAGCTATCAAAGAAGAAGGAGGAAAACCATCTGGTCTTTGTTTAGCAGATATGGAAAACTGCCCTGTCCATTCTACTATCCTTCCAAAAACGCGATGGTCCTTTTTTAGCTCTTGTGATGATGTGGATTCTCTGATCGATAATTTGAATCCTCGAGGGGTTAGAGAAAGAGAGCTTCGTGAACGATTGATagctgaaaaaagaaaaatatatttatgcttaaataaatttgaaattgaaacaaaattgattCAGCCAGATTTTAAAACTGATGGAAGTACTGACCTAGCATCAGTTATTGATATTGCATTGAGAGACCAAATTTTAGACctcgaagaaaaaatattttttggtaccCTTGGCACCCTTAAGATACAATCTCGTGAGAAATGGCAATCAGCTCTTCAGAATGGAGACTATGATAAGCAATGCGATATTCTTAAATGGAATGGATCCATATCGAGAGATACACCAATAGATTCTCATACAGCTAGTCGTTCTGAGAGTCCTACAATGAACGGGGTGTCGCAAGAATCATCAAGTAAAGAATATTCCAATAAGGTGAGAGACCTTTCTTCTGCCATTCTTCAAATAGGTCAAATGGTAGATGAAAAGTTTCTGAAGGAGCCACTCAGTGAGAgtgagaaagaaaagaagaagagattGAAGGAGGAGAAAAAGAAG GAAGAAGATGAAAATGAAGACACGTCAAAGGCTCAAGACATTCTTTCACCTTTACAGTTTTGGGAACGATCCTTGATGAACTGTACAAGTTATGcgcaattatttattcatcttacAACACTTGAGAATTCTATAGTTTGGTCAAG atCCACAATGAATGCCAGATGCAGAATATGTCGACGTAAATCAGATCCGGAAAATATGCTTTTATGTGATGGTTGTGATAGAGGACATCATATGTATTGCCTAAAACCAGCCCTCAAAACAGTACCTGTTGATGATTGGTTTTGTAGTGAGTGCAAACCTAAACAGAGAATTCGTTCACCTAAAAAGACGCGTAGAGTGTTTTCAACCACTGAAGAAGACGATAATGATGATTCAGATAACTTAGATGCGGCCCAAAATCAGAGCGATGTTTCTGATAATGAAGAATCAGTAGTTGAAGAAGAGGAATTGGAGGAA gaCAAAGTCGACGAAAGtgataataatgaaatgaatcatgAAGAAATGATGGAACTTGATGATGAAATTGTAAATGACAGTCCGAggcaaagaaaatcaaaaaagaaacaaaagataGGAGGAAAAAGTGGGTCTTCGCCTGAAGCACCCCTACCACCTTCTaagaagaaaagtaaaataactcAACTTCTTGGTAAAAGACGCAGTGCTACGGAGGCAAATGAGAAAATTCACAAGACAGCGCAGGAATCTTCTTCTTCTGGTAATAATTCAGGAGCAGAAACTTCTGAGAATAAGGGAGGTGAACGCTCTCTTAGAGCTAGTGGTCGATCCAAATCTAAACGCAACTTAGACCCGCAACTCTTGTCATCTAGTACCcctgatgaaaaaaatgtttcaaaaaagcGTAACCGTACAGATGAAGAAGAGGGTGCTGAAGATTATAGGCCTACGGTTTTGGAAGATTTGTTGAATTCCATGATGAAGCACCCAAGTGGATGGCCATTCGATCGTCCTATTACCAAGGCAGACGCGCCAGATTAccataaaatcattaaaaaaccaATGGATCTTGGAACAATCCGCAGTAATCTAAATCGTATGAAGTACAAGTCAAATGATAAAGTATTACGGGATATCAAATtagtatttgaaaattgtttccGCTACAATCGAGAAGAAGTAGAGGAATATAGATGCGGTGTTCGATTGGAGCAGTTTTTTAACAAAGAAGTCGAAAGATTAGGTTTTACATTCCCATCTCCTTCCGATTCCGAAGAAAAGCGACCGTCCAAAAGGAAGAGAAAAACTTTATAA